In one Melopsittacus undulatus isolate bMelUnd1 chromosome 4, bMelUnd1.mat.Z, whole genome shotgun sequence genomic region, the following are encoded:
- the LOC101871030 gene encoding olfactory receptor 4S2-like → MEKENNVTEFILHGLTQDKRVAKVCFLVFLTFYITIIVGNLLIIITVKTSEQLSSPMYFFLSHLSFVDISYSTVIAPKLIYDLLLEKKTISFVGCTAQLFGGHFFRCTEIFLLTVMAYDRCTAICKPLHYTKIMTKPVCIWLVAASWVGGFVHSMVQTLLVIQLPFCGPSEIDHYFCDVHPLLKLACTDTYITGISVIANSGVISLGCFIVLIVSYTVVLVSLRACSFEGHLKAVRTCTLQITVVVLLFGPGIFIYMRPSTTFSSDKTVSVFYTVITPMLNPLIYTLQNKEVKNAIKKLWSRKVQRSEK, encoded by the coding sequence atggagaaagaaaacaacgTGACAGAGTTCATCCTCCATGGACTGACACAAGATAAGAGAGTGGCAAAAGTTTGCTTCTTGGTATTCTTAACCTTCTACATCACTATCATTGTTGGAAACCTGCTTATCATCATTACTGTAAAGACAAGTGAACAGCTGAGCTCtcccatgtacttcttcctgaGCCACTTGTCTTTTGTGGACATCAGTTACTCTACTGTCATAGCTCCCAAACTCATTTATGACCTTCTTCTTGAGAAGAAGACCATCTCTTTTGTGGGCTGCACAGCTCAACTGTTTGGGGGCCATTTCTTCAGGTGCACTGAGATCTTCCTTCTCACAGTGATGGCCTATGATCGTTGCACTGCTATATGCAAGCCGCTTCATTACACAAAGATCATGACCAAACCCGTCTGCATCTGGCTGGTGGCAGCTTCTTGGGTGGGAGGCTTTGTACACTCCATGGTGCAGACGCTGCTGGTCATTCAGCTGCCTTTTTGTGGGCCCAGTGAGATCGACCACTATTTCTGTGACGTTCACCCTTTACTGAAGCTGGCTTGCACTGACACCTATATCACTGGTATCAGTGTGATTGCCAATAGTGGTGTGATTTCCCTGGGCTGTTTCATTGTTCTTATTGTGTCCTACACTGTAGTCTTGGTTTCTTTGAGGGCGTGCTCTTTTGAAGGGCACCTCAAAGCTGTCCGTACGTGTACTCTCCAGATCACTGTTGTAGTTCTGCTCTTTGGGCCGGGCATTTTCATCTATATGCGCCCTTCCACCACCTTCTCATCAGACAAGACAGTCTCTGTGTTCTACACTGTCATCACTCCTATGCTCAATCCCTTGATCTACACCCTCCAAaacaaagaagtgaaaaatgccattaaaaagTTGTGGAGCAGGAAAGTGCAGAGGAGTGAGAAGTGA
- the LOC101871367 gene encoding olfactory receptor 5V1-like has product MKDKMQRGNLSRGTEFVLVGLSDAPEVRFPLFVLFLIIYLATVAGNISILVAISTNTHLHNPMYFFLGNLSLLDILCPTITVPKMLEALLLENKVISFHGCMIQLFFLIDVVGTEIFLLAVMAYDRYVAICHPLQYMIIMSRKPCAHLATGIWVAGLLNSLLHTSLIFTLSFCDSNEVDQYYCDIPPMLALSCSSTYSRELVVLTVAGAIGGSAFAVTLVSYIYILWAILCMKSSESRHKAFSTCGSHLTAVCLFYGTTIFTYARPSSTYLPNQDRIVSMLYGILTPLLNPIIYSLRNKEIKCALRRVITQV; this is encoded by the coding sequence ATGAAAGATAAGATGCAGAGGGGCAACCTATCAAGGGGAACTGAATTTGTTCTTGTAGGCCTCTCTGATGCTCCAGAAGTCCGTTTTCCTCTCTTTGTGCTGTTTTTGATCATTTATTTGGCCACCGTGGCAGGCAACATCTCAATCCTTGTTGCCATTAGCACAAACACTCATCTGCACAACCCTATGTACTTCTTCCTTGGCAACTTATCCTTACTGGATATCTTATGTCCCACTATCACTGTGCCGAAGATGCTGGAGGCCTTGTTGCTTGAGAACAAGGTGATTTCATTCCATGGCTGCATGATCcagctgttttttctcattGATGTCGTAGGCACAGAGATTTTCCTCTTGGCTGTAATGGCATATGACCGGTACGTTGCAATATGCCATCCACTGCAGTACATGATTATCATGAGTAGGAAGCCGTGTGCTCACCTGGCCACTGGCATCTGGGTAGCAGGGCTGTTAAACTCCCTGTTGCACACATCTTTGATTTTTACACTctctttctgtgattctaatgaAGTTGACCAATATTACTGTGATATCCCTCCCATGCTGGCCCTCTCTTGCTCATCTACTTACAGTAGGGAACTGGTAGTTCTCACAGTTGCTGGAGCCATTGGGGGCAGCGCCTTTGCCGTCACTCTGGTCTCATATATCTACATCCTGTGGGCTATCCTATGCATGAAGTCTTCTGAGAGCAGGCACAAAGCCTTCTCCACCTGTGGGTCTCACTTGACAGCAGTATGCCTCTTCTATGGGACCACCATTTTCACGTATGCACGGCCTTCCTCCACCTACTTGCCTAATCAGGACAGGATAGTTTCCATGCTCTACGGAATCCTCACTCCCCTGCTAAACCCCATAATCTACAGTCTGaggaacaaagaaattaaatgtgcCCTGAGAAGAGTGATTACCCAGGTATGA
- the LOC101871200 gene encoding olfactory receptor 4Q3-like gives MGAQAEVMVLGNFSQVTEFILLGLSDTRELQVLFFIFFLLAYAMVLLGNLLIIVTVRTDPKLLSPMYFLLCHLSVLDICCTSVTSPRLLVDLLSQRKAIDFEDCMAQLFFLHFAGASEMFLLTVMAYDRYTAICKPLHYTAIMNRRVCWLLVFACWAGGFLHSIVQTLLTIQLPFCGPNTVDNYFCDVPLVIRLACTDIYVIEWLMASNSGLISLFCFLVLVISYTFVLATIRVRFTEGHWKALSTCASHVMVVTIFFVPCIFIYLRPFSTFPSDKHICVIYTVLSPVLNPLIYTLRNNEMKASMRKLWNRCRDKLGL, from the coding sequence ATGGGAGCCCAAGCTgaagtgatggtgctgggaaacttCTCCCAAGTGACTGAATTCATCCTCCTGGGCCTTTCTGATACAAGGGAGCTGCAAGtcctcttcttcatcttcttcctcctggcctATGCCATGGTTCTGCTGGGGAACCTTCTCATCATTGTGACTGTCAGGACTGACCCCAAGCTGTTGTCACCCATGTACTTCCTCCTCTGCCATTTGTCCGTCTTAGATATCTGCTGCACCTCCGTCACCTCTCCCAGGTTGCTGGTGGACCTGCTGTCCCAGAGGAAGGCCATTGACTTTGAAGACTGCATGGCCCAGCTCTTTTTCCTGCACTTTGCAGGGGCATCAGAGATGTTCCTCCTGACTGTCATGGCTTATGACCGCTACACTGCCATCTGCAAGCCCCTGCACTACACAGCCATCATGAACCGGAGGGTGTGCTGGCTCCTGGTGTTTGCCTGCTGGGCAGGGGGCTTCCTCCACTCCATTGTCCAGACACTGCTCACAATCCAGCTCCCCTTCTGTGGTCCTAACACAGTTGACAACTACTTCTGTGATGTGCCTCTTGTTATTCGGCTTGCCTGCACTGATATCTATGTCATTGAGTGGCTCATGGCTTCCAACAGTGGTTTAATATCCCTATTTTGCTTCCTGGTGCTGGTCATATCTTACACATTCGTTCTGGCCACCATCAGGGTTCGCTTCACTGAGGGGCACTGGAAGGCACTCTCCACCTGTGCCTCACATGTGATGGTCGTCACCATCTTCTTTGTACCCTGTATCTTCATCTACCTCCGTCCCTTTTCTACCTTCCCCTCTGACAAGCACATCTGTGTGATCTACACTGTCCTCTCCCCAGTGTTAAATCCCCTCATCTATACCCTGAGGAATAACGAGATGAAGGCATCCATGAGGAAACTGTGGAACCGCTGCAGAGACAAGCTGGGTTTGTGA